ggttgctcttcactccaaatgcggcaattttgcttatttacgtagctattcaaccagaaatgagcctcatcgctgaacaaaatttgtcaaaattttaacacatttcgaaccgaacactgattttggtaataaaattcaatgatttgcaagcgttgctcgttagtaagtctattcatgatgaaatgtcaaagcatactgagcatctttctctttgacaccatgtctgaaatcccacgtgatctgtcaaatactaatgcatgaaaatcctaacctcaaaaaaatcaccctttacaaaccgTAGAGgaccaatcgggagatcgttttatacggAAGCTTTGACTATACTtatcatggatgttgaaagtcataataaaccagaacatgcaaaatttcagcacggttgttgaaagtcgtaacagtatactatgtgacaaatttcatccaaatcggataacaattggaaTTGCCAGGGGTACAAGATCTCTAATCGGAACATCGTTttaaataggagctatatcaggttatagacagatttgaacccaAGTTGGAGTGTTTGCTgggtaacagaacactaagtgcaataTTTCGGCCAAATAAGACAACATTTACGGTttggtatatgggagctatgtcaggtaatGAAACGATTTGGATCGTTAtacaattgcagccaaatcaggtaactattgcggcttccaagggcttttGATCTCAAATcgcaagatctgtttatatgagagctacattaggttatagaccgacttggaccatacttggcacagttgttgaaggtcataacagaacactaaccaaatgggacaaaaattgtattgggttgcccaaagactaattgcggatttttcatatagtcggcgttgacaaattttttcacagcttgtgactctgtaattgcattctttcttcttaccgttatcagctattacttttagcttgctttagaaaaaaagtgtaaaaaaagtatatttgattaaagttcattctaagttttattaaaaatgcatttactttcttttaaaaaatccgcaattactttttgggcaacccaatatattccatGGGATCAAAAAGAGAGAGCTataggttattgatcgatttggatcgtacttcgcACGGTTTTTGATCATAACAGAAGattatttgtaatatttttgcCCGATCGGATAACAACttcggcttccagcggctcaagatgtcaatttggatgatcggtttatatgccagctatatcaaatcttaACCAATAttgcccatttccaatccccaacgacctacatcaataagaaatatttgtgcaaaatttcaaccggctatCTCGATTTGTTCGACccttatcgtgatttcgactgactgACGGATgggcagatggacggatggacagatgggcATGGCTAGAGGGACTTACAATGTCAAAACGGTCaagtatataaactttataggatcgCAGATCAACTTCGAGGTAATAGAAAttgaattagtataccctccatcctatgtgGTGGGTATGACAATCGCGACAAGTATGCTCCTATTCGGCGTATAACTCCCATACAAGTCTATCTCATGAGTTGACGTCTTGAGCTCCACCtgttggccgatttggctgaaactttgtacatggTTTTTTTTGtcgcgacttccaacaatcgtgccaagtacgatataaatcggtctgtaaacagatatagctcccatgtaaaccgatctcccgatttgacattttcagCTCCTAGAAGCCGTAATTCCTGTGTTATTTAGGTgatattttgcatttagtgttctgttatgactttcaacaactgtgccaagtacggtccaaatcgttcgataacctgatatagctttcatataaaccgatctaccgatttgagtTTTAGAGCCTCTGGAcgctgcaattgttatccgaattggtgttctgttaagactttcaacagctgAGCCAATAATGGTCCATCGATCatttatttgatatagctgtcatataaaccgcagcacagaggttagcatgtccgcctatgacgctgaacgtctgggttcgaattttggcgagaccatcagaaaaaaatttccaacggtGGTTTTCGCTTCattatgctggcaatatttgtgaggtgtcgcactgcggcacgccgttcgtactcggctatagaaaggaggcccccttatcATAAAGCTTAATGGGCACAACAcctagccaccgctgaaaattttcctgatgttttcgccagttTTCGAAGCCAGGcggtcagcgtcataagcggacatactaaactctgcgctactgtggacTCCAAACCAAAAGGGCATTGAACAATTATAGAGGGCATCAAGGTTTGAAACAGAACTGCGGAATCGAGTTTTTAAGGCCGGCGTCAAAGACGGTTGGTTCGTAGATGAGCATGCGTGACCCGACTCCGAAGCCCTCTCCGATCCCGGCTTAATATTCCGACTTCAAATCCAATTTCGACTTttgcacaatcgaaatcacTATTGGATCAGAGTCGAGGGTTAGGCTCCGCAGAGCTGGTTTGAAATACGAAAATTTCCCTCAACCATTCCCTTCAAGACCgactttattatccgatttcgatgaaatttggcatcgtGGCCTATGTTAGGTTTTAGGCATCTGTGAtgtatatggtttaaattggtctatattttgatatagctgcccaatTGACCTAAATTCTGCTTTAACAACTTAAAAAGTGTATTTTGTAGACCACTCgacgtccgtgccgagtttgctccaaatcggaccatatttaaacaTAGTTGCAATGGGTTCATATATGATGCATTTTTCTCTGGATTGCGAAtgttggatatccaaagttcggcccggtcgaacttaaagcctttctggctaaaacttttctggggagtgcttagcccacccccagaggcctttctacgcttataaatttgactgaaattttcaacgtggtattttttatgaattcTCACAGCCATGACAAGTCTACAGTCTACatgggaccataacttgatacagcttgtCAAAGTCATTCAAATAACTTATTccatgcgatctatggtgggggTTATTCAAGATTCGGACTGGCCGCTcataacacatttttacttgtacCTTCCTATAATCTTCAGATGAGATGAGTTTGTTATCAGTACTTGACAAGGGGGATCAATCAGCTTAATATTTATCCCACATAATCTTGATGTCTGGCAATGATTATTTTGAACGTCTGGTTTTGAATACAGTtgagaaaatcgaatttttgtttttttgcgcagaggttagcatgtccgcctatgacgctgaacgcctgggttcgatcatcagaaaaaattttcaacggtggttttcccctcctaatgctggcgacatttgtgaggtacttgccatgtaaaacttctctccaaagaggtgacgcacttcgacacgccgctcggactcgtctgtaaaatggaggtcccttatcattgagcttaaaatccgACCGCACTCAtttttatgtgagaagtttgcccctgttccttagtggaatgctcatggtaaaaatttgcatttgctcttTTGTTTACATTGTCCATGGGTTAGGCTAGGTAAGATTGGATTAGTTAAGAGTGACAGTCTTTTGTCTAAAGGGATTCACTTTGACTATTttaatccattgtgataccataaaGCGGCAAACTAGGCCTCTGCAGAGCTCTGATGGAAATCGAACCCGGTTTTAGCAAATGGgacacgctaccaactcagctaccgAGTCGACCTACATTTTTGATAACTTACCTCTATTTGTGTTAATAATCCATCCCGAATATGATGTTTTTGGTCCTTTGGTAAATTTTCTACTCCCAATTGATCCATGACTTATTTCACCTGTATCGGGGTCAACGATCCATTCAGGACCGGcagctttttcttgttttataaaCTGCAATAAATTGTAGGAGGTTTGAATGCTGGCATAGAGAAAAAACAAGGCGGACAAAGAGCCCACCACCACGGCGCCTGTGGTTAAAGGCAGCCCGAACAAATGTCTCATATTCGAATCGATAATTGTTGACTAGTTACGGTTGgattagttttgtttttgttgtcactttgaaataatttaattattcatatttattaatgtgcttttattttgttttttttttcgatacagAACTTCCTCCTCTGTAAAACGACCTAGAGCTcgtaaatattgaaaaaaaggcGTTTGGCTTTGGATGAATTATAAATCACTAGTAGGCTTTTTTTAAACACAGCAAACTAtgaggaaacaaaaaaaaaatgttgtaactTTGTTTTTGTATCGCAACAAAATTCAAGATATTCCCCCGTGGTAGCCAAATTCGCGTTGCTGTAACCCAGAATGCCGCGAGCAGATGACGACTGTCGAGCATTGACTGAATAGCGGCACGAATTCATGTTGCAAATGATTAGCCAACCCCCAACTGGTGTttggttggctggctggctggcggACTCACATAGATCTCCCTTAGTCCGCATCTTTTAATTACTCATCATTCCTCAGGCGGTTGACAATTTTCACTATCGGACAAATGCTCgcgtttcgatttttaatagctTCTTGGCGCTCTTTTGCTGTGGTCTTCGTACGCTACGGATGTGCGGATGAGCGTGCAAGTCAATGTAGGCGCGAGCAGATAATTTCATTTTAGTCGTTTAGATATAGGCCCTCAACGATGATGAAAACTATGTCATTCTTTTCGCTGTGGAAATCTgaaggaaaacaaaaacgaaaaccacaaaaaaaggcaaaacaTGTGTTCCTCATATGCCTCGTAACGTCATTGTTTCCATGACACAGTGTTATTGAGGTGCCTGCTACATACAAGGGTGAGTTAATTACACATTTGAACTCAATTGACAAAATGTTtcaattttgtgcaaaattaattATGTTTTGTGATTGCACACTAATGTAGCTGTAGCTAAACGCTACATAGCTCAGATATGACTTTCAAAGTGATAAATTTGAAATGATTGAGAAGGTTTTTCATATAAAGTgtgttaatattgggttgcccaaaaagtaattgcggattttttaaaagtaagtaaatgcatttttaataaaacttagaatgaactttaatcaaatatactttttttacacttgttttctaaaacaagctaaaagtaacagctgataactgacagaagaaagaatgcaattacggagtcacaactgtgaaaaaatttgtcaacgccgactatatgaaaaatccgcaattactttttgggcaacccaatagctaacaCTCAATGGGATTTTCGTCAcacataaaaacaattttatcaaaaaacaaaatttttattaaatttacgaaaaaagtaaaattttttaacagttgtaatattaaagaaaaattttacggTCATGGTCAGGGATATAAGGGTGATCGATAAAGTTAGTAGTGTGAAACCCCAAAAGGGTTTAAAGTTCCTTAAGAAACTCTTTAGGGCCACTTCTATAATCCACATCGAAGGCGAAGTTTccacatgcaaatttgcccaagaacattgcattaaggaactgggtcaAGTTTCCACATAATTTGGGATGAATCAAAGACGGATGGACcgtttaatatgaaattttgtttatacctAAATACAAAGGCAAAAGCACAAATATATAGGGGGAACGCCCGCCCCAAAACCCTCCAGAGACGGCATATTAACGGATCGGTACAAAATTGGGCTTAAATATTAGGTATTTTAGAGCAGACTgcaaatttgatataaaaaccaataaggaagggtaaaagtcgggcggtgccgactgtataataccctacacctaccctgtaagtacaatgtgggagctattaccaattctgaaccaattttgatggacctcggtgatCTAATATATGTCAAacagtaataactacggttgacaaatgaaaacatttttgcaaataacccaaaatctgacgaacgtatatatgggagctatatctaattctgaaccgctttcaagcaaacttctcagataatgtggtagtcgtcgaggaaagcgtgctgcaaaattttgggaagattggccaAATAATGCGCTGGCagcggctcttggggtgaaaatctggcgatatacatatatgacagctatatctaaatctaagtcaatttctatgaaattcgccagtaatatcgagagtcataagaaaatccttcctgccgaatgtcgagagaatcggttaacgaatgaccattttattgctgtattactgcaaatcggccgaacatatatatgggagctatatccaaatctgaaccgatttcgatgatatCCACTTCTTATActgagagtcataggaaaatccttcttgccaaatttcgagagaatcggtcaacaaatgacaattttattgcagtattactgcaaatcggcgtaacatatatatgggagctatttccaaatctgaaccgatttctataaaattaaccagttatattggaagtcataagaaaatccttcctaccaaatttcacgagaaccggtcaacaaatgacaattttattgctgtattactgcaaatcggccgaacatatatatgggagctatatccaaatctgaaccgatttcgatgatatCCACTTCTTATActgagagtcataggaaaatccttcttgccaaatttcgagagaatcggtcaacaaatgacaattttattgctgtattactgcaaatcggcctaacatatatatgggagctatatccaaatctgaaccgatttttataaaattcgccagttatattgggagtcataagaaaatccttcctaccaaatttgaagagaatcggtcaagaaaTGACCatgttattgctgtattactgcaaatcggacgaacatatatatgggagctatatccaaatctgaaccgatttctatgatattcacttctaatattgagagttataagaaaatccttcttgcaaaatttcgagagaatcggtcaacaaatgaccatgttattgctgtattactgcaaatcggccgaacatatatatgggagctatatccaaatctgaatcgattttttccaatttcaataggcttcgtgtctgtgccgaaaaacatgcccataccaattttgaagacgatcggaggaaaactgcgacctgtagtttgtacataaattaacagggacagacggacagacagacggatagctggacatagctaaatcgaatcagaaagtgattcttagtcgatcggtatacttataaatgggtctacctcttttccttctgggtgttacaaactcattcactaagctataataccctataccacagtagtggtgtagggtataattagacACAAGTGATAGGGAGCTCACCCCACCACAAAAACCTACACTAAGGTGCCTTTTTTAACagaccgaatatggtccaaagacttcggcaagctgtggtctacagCTAAATCACTCTCGAACCGCGGAAGAGGAGATGATAGGACCTCAGTACCTTTTGGCGACGAAACTGTGAATGAGCCGAAGAGTTGCGCCACGTTCAAccgccattcgtcgtatccgtggtctccgagccgaaggacagccatcacaatttatcgtGATGAAAGTTACGAATGCCATACggggcgccaaatcatccaaggctttGAGCTCcgatggaatctctacactgacgctgaagaatctggatcaacctgaagtcgagtaccttacaactgccCACAACCTGTCTTCgagcactcttatagtacccaatGTCCgcaaaatgggcagagtgactccgctactgaagcctggaaaggaacGGAGTATGAAGAAGTAGTACAGACTCATCTTCCTTCTCTCATTAGTAGACAAGACATTTGAGGGATTACTTTTCCCAAGGCTCGAtggaaaatttccattcgccgagcatcagcagcATGCTGGTGACTGTATATATGgcaggctgccatatagaccgattaagggtctgaagcccataaatgctttgtttggtaaccgattttgttgaaatttgaaataataagTTGCTTAAAGTCTCGCGTCATCtaacccgaatatggttcagatcggacgatatagctgccatatataccgatctgccgacatagTGTCTAGGTCCCGTAAacacacatttattatacgatttcgctggaatttgacacaggcTCAATACAAGTGCCTCCAGTCATTCAACCCGAATATAATCCAGACCAGACTTTATTTACATATGgctaacatatagaccgatctttgaatttagggtcttagtcccataaaaagtgGATTTATTGCCTGGTTTCGCTGAAACtctgacttgtataagagttctcgagacctgaatcaaatatgagcCAAACCAACCCCTATTTAGTTATaaatatggatatggtagtgtgGTAATAATAAAATGGGATGATTGATATGTCCATGgctgtgggtatccaaagttcggaatGACCGAAGTAAACACCATTTTATTTCTAAATAATAAAACCCCCTATCCCCCATGGGATAGGGGGATTTgattatgtccgtctgtccatgttaatttgtgtacagagTACAGGTCGCAATCACGATCTATcaaagtctgtccgtccgtccgtccgtccgtccgtccgtctgtccgtccgtccgtccgtccgtccgtccgtctgtcggtccgtccgtccgtccgtccgtctgtccatctgtccgtctgtccgtccgtccgtctgtccgtccgtctgtccgtccgtctgtccgtccgtccgtctgtccgtgcgtccgtcagtctgtccgtccgtccgtctgtccatccgtctgtccgtccgtccgtccctctgtccgtctgttgaaatcacgctacagcctttaaaaaatagagatattgagctaaaactttgcacagatcctttaagatccataagtaggttaagttcgaagataggctatatcggactatatcttgatgtagccccttatatagaccgatccgccgatttaggatcttaggcccataaaaccacatttattatccgattttgctgaaatttggaacagtgagtttggttatgcgactcgacatccttcttcaatttggcccagatcggttcagatttggatatagatgccatatagaccgatctctcgatttaaggttttggacccataaaaagcgcacttataatccaatttcaccgaaactcgggaaagtgagttgcgttaggttcttcgaaaactttctgcaatttggcccagatcggttcagatttggatatagctgccatatagaccgatcactcgatttaaggttttggacccataaaaagcgcttttataatccgatctagccgaaattcgggacggtgagttatgttgggcccttcaacattctttttcaatttggatcagatcggtccagatttggatatagctcccaaattctcgatataaggtttggggcccataaaaggcccatttatagtccgatttcgacgaaatttggcacagtgagttgtgttaggctcttcgacaattttctgcaacttggcccaaatcgctccagatttggatatagatgccatatagaccgatctctcgatttaaggtcttgggcctataaaaagcgcatttataatccgatttcaccgaaattcgggaaagtgagttgcgttaggtttctcgataactttctgcaattaggcccagatcggttcagatttggatatagctgccatatagaccgatctctcgatttaagattttgggcctataaaaggcacatttattgtccgatttcgcctaagtttgggacagtgagttgtgttgggctcttcgacaattttctgcaacttggcccaaaccggtccagatttggatatagctgtcatatagacagatccctcgatttaaggtcttgggcctataaaaggcgcatttacaatccgatttcgcccaaattcgacacagtgattTCAGAtcgttcagattggtctacaaAAATcggattttgtccaaatcggaccatatgcataaataatgcatttttcaccggtttatgacgaaaggtggtttacatatataccagaggtggtgggtatccaaagttcggcccggtcgaacttaaagccttttgacttgtttttaaaataatactCATTTCTGCAAATGATTCTCAAAATCTTAGAAAAACTGTATATTTGCCTAAATGTATCATCCAGGTTAGATATATGTAGATGTATGTATAAGTTTTCCACGATAGCGTGGTAAGTTGTTGAAATCTTTTATCATCTTGTAGGCCTTGTAGATGGGGAAGATACCAAACCAGCACACGACTTGGGGAGGAAAATAATAAGTATTTTACCAGAGGTCAATTATGGTTATAAGGTTCTACAATACTTACATACAAATGCAATGAATTGCAACTCACTAGCCGTGAAGGCAATATCGTCTTCAACAATTAACTTCATAGTGTAGACGAAAACGCCCCATAGGGTAACAATAATCAAACCAACAATATTGACAATAATCCAAGGTAACATAAGTAAATGCCGCTgctgcaaaatcaaaaaattaaataagtcTTCTGAAAGTTGTTTCTGTACAAATATTTCATAGAAGCCTACCATTTTAAGACCCATAACCAGCAGGATCAATAGAAATAGCTGCATAGTATGTCTTGCCAAATGATGAAGTAACTCGGAGTCTAGTATATTGTCAAAGAAGTCAACTACAATAcccaaataatttttctttttaatgcctgttagaaggaaggaaggaagtttAGCTAAACTGGAAAATGGGTTTGTAGCCATAGTAAGCATGAACCATAGTAGATGTCGTAAGAAATCTTCACAggaaacatttcagccaatatCGAATAACCATTTCGTTCGTTGGGTACtctagatgtcaaatcggaacatgtacTTACATCCACTCCCCATTGTTTCCGTATCCTTATAGGATGAGTCCTTCGTTAAGTCATTTAACAAATCCTgtgtcaaaattaaaaatatggcCACAATAAGAGCCATATAGATAAATCCCATAAAGACATTTCCTATGCTACGAGTTGATGCAAAGCCCATTTTTATGCAGATTGTTGATGTCAATTGTGTTGCGAAAACAAAACCGAATATGTATTTGAATCCATAAAGAGGTTTAATAAACTAATACTTGAAATATTTGTTATCAGTCGCCAAAACCTCTTAGAGATGCTGCATGTTTCAGGCAAATAGAAACTTGGGTCATGTTGTTATCGGATTGAGTAAGATGGTGCTAACATTTTTGATTTGAAAAGAAAGAAGTAAAAGTGTGATAAGTTAggcggggccgaatctcatataccctccaccatggatcgcatttgtcatgttctttACCCGGTATCTCTGTGTAGGCAAGCAAAAGGTAATGCATAAGAATTGATAtgatattggagccatatcagattataaaccatacttggtttggatattggagaccattgtaaaagtcattgtggaaaatttcagtcgaatcggataataattgcgcgcaATAGGGTAATATCGGGAGAAGGCGTTTTTATTAGAGctgacaaactatcgatattcgcaatattcgattttttcaatatataataaccagtaaggaaaggcaaaagtcggacggagccgcctatataataccctaaatctaccctaaaattttaaaatatcagagctatatctaaatctgaaccgactttcaagcagatcgtttgaaaattgttgttactacggtcaTATCAGTGCAagtccggcgataaatatgtatgggtgctacatccaaatttgaaccgattttaatgaaatctcgcagatctCTCtcttaagatcagtagcaaaacaagccatgccaaattttgtgcagattggttgaaaattgtagtaaatacagccatttaagtgcaaatcgggcgattcatatataagggagctatatcttaatctaaatctgaaccgattttgacgaaatcttgtagatatattaagataagcaacaaaacgat
The genomic region above belongs to Stomoxys calcitrans chromosome 5, idStoCalc2.1, whole genome shotgun sequence and contains:
- the LOC106092233 gene encoding uncharacterized protein LOC106092233, which encodes MGFASTRSIGNVFMGFIYMALIVAIFLILTQDLLNDLTKDSSYKDTETMGSGCIKKKNYLGIVVDFFDNILDSELLHHLARHTMQLFLLILLVMGLKMQRHLLMLPWIIVNIVGLIIVTLWGVFVYTMKLIVEDDIAFTASELQFIAFVFVCWFGIFPIYKAYKMIKDFNNLPRYRGKLIHTSTYI